The stretch of DNA AGGCCGGGCTAGGATCCGTGAGGGTCTTCTACGTTAACGCGAGCCAGGTATCCTTGTCGCCCCCCACAGGAGAATACCTGGCGAAGGGCGGGGTAATGGTCTACGGCAAGAAGAATTATCTCCCGCCGATCCCGGTGAGGATATGGCTCGGGGTAACACTCGACGAGGAACAAGCGCCGAGGCTCATCCAGGGCTCTAGAGAAGTCGTATCCAGGCACGCAATAGGCTACGCGAGCCTCATACCGGGAGAGCTGAAGAGGATAGAGGCTGCTAGGGAGGTGAAGAAACGCCTCCACAAGCTGCTAGGGGAGAGGGGATCGTATATCCTGGCGGTTCCAGATGAGGACTTCGCCTCCAGGATACCGGGCAAGTCTCGCATCACGGGCGTGAGCATTGGCGGTGGCGTAGCCCTTAACTTCAACAGTATAGCTGGCCCCTAGCTAATAGGGGTTTAATAAGTATTTGTTTAGACTATGCTGTAGCCTCCCTCAATATTGTCTAATATACAACCTTGACCCAATCCACTTTTTGGGTGGAATGCTCTTGAGTACCCCGCCAGGTACGCCGACGAAGTTCGACGTTATAGTGGTTGGAGCAGGCCCCGCTGGGAGCGCCGCTGCCTATCTCCTGGCGAAGGCCGGGTTCAAGGTTGTCATCGTTGAGAGGGGCAGGGGTGCTGGTTCGAAGGAGGTTTACGGCGGTAAGATCTATGCCGCCCCACTGAGGGAGGTCTGGCAGGACCTCGACAAGAAGGCGCCCATACACAGGTGGGTAACCCAGGAGAAGATGAGCCTGGTGTATGGAGATAGGATAACGACTATAGACTACAAGCTCTCCAAGGGCGTTGCGTTCACGACATACCTCACGGAGATGGCTAAGTGGATGGCTGAGAGGGCCGTAGAGGCTGGGGCTATACTGGTGGACGAGATTGTTGTTGACGAGATAGTTAAGGACAACGGCAGGGTTATAGGTATTAGGAGTGGACCCGATAAGCTATACGCCGATTACGTGATAGACGCTGAGGGCGTGAACAGGAAGCTCCTGGAGAAGCTGGGTCTCGTGGAGAAGATAAACCCGGAGACGGTTGCGCTCGGCGTCAAAGAGGTATTGAAAGTCGGAGAGAAAAACATAGAAGAGCGATTCGGCCTCGACAAGGGAGAGGGGCTCGCGTGGCTCCTAGCAGGAGACGTAACCAGGGGAATACCCGGCGGCGGGTTCATCTACACTATGAAAGACACGGTGAGCATAGGACTCGTCATACACATAGGGAAGGCCCTGGAAGCCGCCGAGACCGGTAAGCTAAAGGAGAGCCTCCCGAGCATGGTTGAGAGCCTCAGGCTCCACAAGTACTTCAAGAGGTTCTGGAGGGACGCAGACATCATGGAGTATGGCGCCCACATGACCATCGAGGGAGGCCTCCGCTACATGCCCAAGAAACTATACCTTCCAGGCCTACTGGTCGTAGGAGACGCTGCAGGCCTACTACTAAACACCGGGTACACGATAAGGGGCGTCGACTACGCGGTCTATAGCGGAAAGCTGGCGGCGGAGACGATAATCCATGCACACGATAATGGAGGGCCGACGGAGGAGAACATGGCCCTCTACGAGAAGAAGATAAAGGGGAGCTTCGTATACAAGGAGCTCTACAAACACCGTGGGATAGAGAAGGTCATGTCAGACCCTCTATTCTTCACGCAGATCCCAGCCATGGTCAACAACATGCTGGCCAAGCTATACGAGGCGGACTACGAGGAGCCTACTATAATGGAGGCGCTCCTGGAGTCCCTTAAGGAGGAGAACCTCTCGCTTTCAAGGCTCGTATTCAAGTTGTTGTCGGTGGTGAGCAAGTTATGAGCGAGGAGAAGGTCCTGGATAAACCCCTCAAGATAGAGGACTTGCTTCAGAGGAACGTGTATGACGTAGACGAGGAGCCTCACATAGCAATTCCAAGCGACGACCAGACCGGTATACCGAAGGCCCTAACACTGCTATGCCCCTGCGGCTGCTACACTCTAGTGGGGAATAAGCTACTCTACAGCTACGAGGGATGCCTGGAGTGTGGACTGTGTAGGGTCGTCTCCGACAACCCGAGGATGAAGTGGGAGTACCCGAAGAGTGGACGTGGAGTCCACTATAGGTTCACGTAGCGGGGGTGTACGTGTATGAGGATAGTGGTAGGCATCAAGTGGGTCCCAAACACCCAGGCGGTAAGGTTCGACCCCAAGACCGGTACACTCGTTAGGGCGGGAGTGCCATCTATAGTAAACCCACACGACTTCCCGGCAGTAGAGCTGGCCCTCCGGCTGCGGGACAAGTACGGGGGTGAGGTTATAGCGATAAGCATGGCACCCCCACCGGCCGAACAGGGCCTAGAGCACGTTCTCGGCATGGGCGTTGACAGAGCCATACTCCTGACCGACAGGGCCTTCGCCGGCGCCGACACACTGGCCACCAGCTATGTGCTGGCGAAGGGCATCGAGAAGATAGACAAGGAGATAGGACACGTCGACCTGGCCATATTCGGCCACGAGACGATAGACTCCAGCACGGCCCACATAGGCGCTCAGGTCGCGAGCTGGCTGAACTGGCCCTATGTCTACTACGCCCGCGACGCCGAGCTCGTCGGCGAGGGAAGACTCAAGGTAAAGAGGCAAACCGAGAGGGCTGTAGAGGAGTACATCGTAGAGCTTCCAGCCGTAGTGGCCACGGCGATAAAGGCGTTAGAGCCCAGGCCGGTCAGGCTACTCAACAAGCTAAGGGCCAAGATAGAGAAACCCATAGTCTGGTGGACCAACAAGGATCTAGGGCTAGACCCGAAGTGCGTGGGCCTGAGAGGGTCCCCCACGGTAGTAGCCAACATAACCTTCATGCCAGAGGTCCCCAGGAAGAAGATAGTATACCAGCCGAAGGACCCGAAGGACGCAGCGCGCTGGATACTGAAACAGTTGTTCCAAGACGAGGCAGTGGCCCCGTTTTTGAAGAAGGCGCTCTGGGGGTGAGGTAGATGGTGAAGAAGCCCGACTGTGAGAAGCTGTGCCCGGAGTGGCCCTGTGACGATCCAGAGGAGTTCAAGGGCGTCTGGGTCGTTGCCGAGGCAGACTCGGAGGAGTTGAATGAAGCCAGCCTACAAATGCTAACGCCCGCGAAGAAGATAGCGTCTAAGCTCGGCGAGAAGATAGTCGGGATCCTAGTGGGGTATGACGTTAAGAAGTGGGCCGACGAGCTGATAAAGCATGGAGCCGACGAGGTCATTGTCGTTGACGATGAGAGGCTCAAGACCTACTACCCCCGAGTCTACGGCCACATAATCGTCGACCTAGCCAGGAAGTACAAGCCCTCGGTGATACTAGTCTCTGCAACGATGAAAGGACGAGAGATGGCGCCATACATAGCCAACACCCTGAGGACCGGTATAACAGCCGACTGTACAGACTTCGACGTGGACGAGAAGACCGGAGACGTCCTCATGATACGACCACCCTTCGCAGCCATAATGCTGGCATTCATCAAGACGCCCTTCAGGAAACCCCAAATGGGCACGGCGAGGCCCAACGTATTCCCGGTACCCCCGAGGGACGAGAATAGGACAGGCAGAGTCATTGAGGAGAAGGCCGAGATAATCAAGCCCGGAATGGAGCTAGCCTACTACAAGCCTGTGAAGCGCGAGGAGGTACTGATAGAGAAGGCCGAGATAATAGTCTCCATAGGCAGGGGAATAGGAGGCCCCGACGGGATCAAGCTGGCAGAGAAGCTAGCAAGCATACTAGGCGGCGTAGTGGCCGGGTCGAGGAAGGCGGTCGACGCTGGATGGATCCCCCACGACAGGCAGGTAGGCCAAACCGGCAAGTCGGTTAAGCCAGTACTCTACATAGCCCTCGGCATAAGCGGCGCGGCGCAGCACATGCTGGGAGTCAGGGAAGCCGGGAGGATCGTGGCCATCAACATCGACCCCGACGCGCCAATATTCAAGCAATCAGACTACGGCGTGGTAGGCGACTATAGACCCATAGTCGAAGCATTAATAGAGGAGCTGGAGCGTCTCAAGAAAGAGGGACCCCAGGCCCTAGAGGAGCTCCTAAAAGAGGAGCCAGCGGCATAGTCGTGATAGGGGAACTACCTGGGAAAGCCGTACCCCAAACCCTCATAACATATATTATGTTTAAAATTTTATTATTGCCTAGGCTATCCCTGGGGACCCCTTTCTAGTACGCTAGTAAAGCGGCTATAACGCCCGAGAGGAATATGCCGTCGAAGACCCCAGCCCCGCCAATGCTAATCACGGGCGCGACAAGCTTATCCAGGTCCCTGGCAAGCCTGAGTACATCAGCTCCTATAAGGGCTCCAAGGCTCCCTCCGATGTAGGCTGCGATAGCCGCCAGAGGCCCGCTACCTGCAAGCGCGATCGAGACCAGGGAGCTGGTTAGGGGAGGGAAGAGGGCTGGAACCGCTATGCCGACTCCGGGTATCGCTCTTGAGGTTAGATAAGTTACCAGGGCTGTAACAGCTACTGCCGCTATCGTCACGTAGAGGGCGTATACGCCTCCGCCGCGCCACAGGACGTATGCCAGGATCAGGCTAGCCGTTATCGGTATAAGTCC from Candidatus Thermodiscus eudorianus encodes:
- a CDS encoding electron transfer flavoprotein subunit alpha/FixB family protein, whose protein sequence is MVKKPDCEKLCPEWPCDDPEEFKGVWVVAEADSEELNEASLQMLTPAKKIASKLGEKIVGILVGYDVKKWADELIKHGADEVIVVDDERLKTYYPRVYGHIIVDLARKYKPSVILVSATMKGREMAPYIANTLRTGITADCTDFDVDEKTGDVLMIRPPFAAIMLAFIKTPFRKPQMGTARPNVFPVPPRDENRTGRVIEEKAEIIKPGMELAYYKPVKREEVLIEKAEIIVSIGRGIGGPDGIKLAEKLASILGGVVAGSRKAVDAGWIPHDRQVGQTGKSVKPVLYIALGISGAAQHMLGVREAGRIVAINIDPDAPIFKQSDYGVVGDYRPIVEALIEELERLKKEGPQALEELLKEEPAA
- a CDS encoding DUF1614 domain-containing protein: MKRRILVYPPGHPYLVAVYITVAVVISLFASSALASIIAELGGFGSLPLSYLVSYLILLSPPLSFVNIALAMLRTGYAEQVLEMDYVVIFGIPVPIPRVRLVERKSILAINVGGGLIPITASLILAYVLWRGGGVYALYVTIAAVAVTALVTYLTSRAIPGVGIAVPALFPPLTSSLVSIALAGSGPLAAIAAYIGGSLGALIGADVLRLARDLDKLVAPVISIGGAGVFDGIFLSGVIAALLAY
- a CDS encoding FAD-dependent oxidoreductase, which codes for MSTPPGTPTKFDVIVVGAGPAGSAAAYLLAKAGFKVVIVERGRGAGSKEVYGGKIYAAPLREVWQDLDKKAPIHRWVTQEKMSLVYGDRITTIDYKLSKGVAFTTYLTEMAKWMAERAVEAGAILVDEIVVDEIVKDNGRVIGIRSGPDKLYADYVIDAEGVNRKLLEKLGLVEKINPETVALGVKEVLKVGEKNIEERFGLDKGEGLAWLLAGDVTRGIPGGGFIYTMKDTVSIGLVIHIGKALEAAETGKLKESLPSMVESLRLHKYFKRFWRDADIMEYGAHMTIEGGLRYMPKKLYLPGLLVVGDAAGLLLNTGYTIRGVDYAVYSGKLAAETIIHAHDNGGPTEENMALYEKKIKGSFVYKELYKHRGIEKVMSDPLFFTQIPAMVNNMLAKLYEADYEEPTIMEALLESLKEENLSLSRLVFKLLSVVSKL
- a CDS encoding electron transfer flavoprotein subunit beta/FixA family protein gives rise to the protein MRIVVGIKWVPNTQAVRFDPKTGTLVRAGVPSIVNPHDFPAVELALRLRDKYGGEVIAISMAPPPAEQGLEHVLGMGVDRAILLTDRAFAGADTLATSYVLAKGIEKIDKEIGHVDLAIFGHETIDSSTAHIGAQVASWLNWPYVYYARDAELVGEGRLKVKRQTERAVEEYIVELPAVVATAIKALEPRPVRLLNKLRAKIEKPIVWWTNKDLGLDPKCVGLRGSPTVVANITFMPEVPRKKIVYQPKDPKDAARWILKQLFQDEAVAPFLKKALWG